A genomic window from Chlorobium phaeobacteroides DSM 266 includes:
- the cas3 gene encoding CRISPR-associated helicase Cas3' codes for MGRIDHSAAGAILATDKNKWIGRILGYLIAGHHTGLPDWHKEPGTKGDPLSERLSNPEHLMNALKGNPPENILNTALPSSLPCKSQDGGSELVHLWIRMLYSCLVDADFLDTERFMNPEKSELRPNEVDLVMLRERLDVYMAAKENGALDTPVNRARKEILRECRDKGRSLEPGLFSLTVPTGGGKTLASMAFALEHAIRHGKKRIIVAIPYTSIIEQTAAVYREVFGDDTVLEHHSNLDPARETAESRLATENWDAPIIVTTNVQLFESLFAARSSACRKLHNIVNSVVVLDETQMLPTDFLQPIVSVIKSLSTYFRASVVLCTATQPVLSGKVGTGKDILNGFEGGSVRELMSDPEKLFSVFQRVRVRMLGQAGERYEWTEIARQLQEHEQVLCIVNTRKDCRELHAQMPAGTVHLSALMCPEHRSKVISEVKSKLMTGELVRVVSTQLLEAGVDIDFPTVYRSFSGLDSIAQAAGRCNREGRLECGDVVVFNPPKPSPSGRLMKAENAAQELFRTDPELASSLMPEAFSRYFIRYFSGLNGFDTEQIMDLLAGNDALKYQIQFRTAAKRFKLIDDTLQHGIIVRYRDGKANIVALIDQLRFGGSNRKLMRQLQRYAVNVYDPDLKQLRGNGLIEEVNGVWVQTADSLYDPVFGLNIDATLNFVY; via the coding sequence ATGGGCAGGATTGACCACTCAGCAGCCGGTGCGATACTTGCCACCGACAAAAACAAGTGGATCGGAAGAATTCTTGGCTATCTCATTGCCGGACACCACACCGGGTTGCCGGATTGGCACAAGGAACCCGGAACCAAAGGTGACCCGCTGTCCGAGCGCTTGAGTAATCCCGAGCATCTGATGAATGCCTTGAAAGGTAACCCTCCCGAAAACATTCTGAATACGGCCTTGCCATCGTCGTTGCCGTGTAAAAGCCAGGATGGCGGTTCGGAGCTGGTACACCTTTGGATTCGTATGCTTTACTCCTGCCTCGTCGATGCGGACTTTCTCGATACCGAACGGTTCATGAATCCGGAGAAATCCGAACTTCGTCCGAACGAAGTTGATCTGGTAATGCTGAGAGAGCGTTTAGACGTGTACATGGCCGCCAAAGAGAATGGAGCTTTGGATACGCCTGTAAACCGGGCGCGAAAAGAGATTCTTCGGGAGTGCCGCGATAAAGGGCGTTCGCTGGAACCTGGACTTTTTTCGCTGACCGTACCCACCGGCGGCGGCAAAACCCTCGCATCGATGGCCTTCGCGCTCGAACACGCCATCAGGCACGGCAAAAAGCGGATCATCGTAGCGATTCCCTACACAAGCATTATTGAGCAAACTGCGGCGGTTTATCGCGAAGTGTTCGGGGATGACACCGTGCTTGAACATCACAGCAATCTCGATCCGGCAAGGGAAACTGCCGAGTCTCGGCTTGCTACCGAAAATTGGGATGCTCCGATCATTGTGACCACCAATGTGCAACTTTTCGAGTCACTCTTCGCGGCCAGAAGCTCGGCGTGCCGCAAGCTGCATAACATCGTCAATTCAGTTGTCGTGCTCGATGAGACGCAGATGCTGCCTACCGATTTTCTGCAACCGATCGTTTCCGTAATCAAATCGCTGAGTACGTATTTCAGGGCTTCGGTCGTGCTCTGCACGGCCACCCAGCCGGTTTTGAGCGGAAAGGTTGGAACAGGTAAAGATATTCTAAACGGTTTTGAGGGCGGCAGTGTGCGCGAATTGATGTCCGATCCGGAAAAACTGTTCAGCGTTTTCCAACGTGTCCGGGTGCGGATGCTCGGCCAAGCCGGTGAACGGTATGAGTGGACGGAGATTGCCAGGCAGCTTCAAGAGCACGAGCAGGTTTTATGCATTGTCAACACCCGCAAGGATTGCCGGGAGCTTCATGCGCAAATGCCTGCAGGGACAGTTCATCTCTCCGCCCTGATGTGCCCGGAGCATCGCAGCAAGGTGATTTCCGAAGTGAAGTCGAAACTTATGACGGGCGAGCTGGTGAGGGTTGTGAGCACGCAGTTGCTCGAAGCTGGCGTTGATATCGATTTCCCGACGGTTTACCGCTCGTTCAGCGGCCTCGACAGCATCGCACAGGCAGCGGGGAGGTGCAATCGTGAAGGAAGACTTGAGTGTGGCGATGTGGTTGTGTTCAACCCACCAAAGCCTTCGCCATCGGGCAGATTGATGAAAGCTGAAAACGCAGCTCAGGAGCTCTTTCGCACGGATCCGGAACTGGCTTCATCGCTCATGCCGGAAGCGTTCAGTCGCTATTTCATCCGCTATTTCAGCGGTCTGAACGGATTTGACACGGAGCAGATCATGGACTTGCTCGCCGGAAACGATGCCCTCAAGTATCAGATACAGTTTCGTACGGCAGCCAAGCGCTTCAAACTCATCGATGATACGCTGCAACACGGTATTATCGTCAGATATAGAGACGGGAAAGCAAATATTGTTGCCTTGATCGATCAACTGCGTTTTGGTGGTTCGAACCGAAAACTGATGCGGCAACTTCAGCGCTATGCGGTGAATGTATATGATCCTGATCTGAAGCAACTGAGGGGAAATGGCCTGATCGAAGAGGTCAACGGTGTCTGGGTGCAAACGGCGGATAGCCTGTATGATCCGGTATTCGGCCTGAATATCGACGCCACGCTAAATTTTGTCTACTAA
- a CDS encoding CRISPR-associated endonuclease Cas3'', whose protein sequence is MNKERKPVAHLRQNESDEWLEHELNDHLAGVATIATGFASEFGNADWAMAAGLLHDLGKYNPRWQDYIRKSNGDYLEDSDGQD, encoded by the coding sequence ATGAATAAAGAACGAAAACCTGTAGCCCATCTTCGGCAGAATGAATCCGACGAATGGCTCGAACATGAACTGAACGATCATCTTGCCGGTGTTGCAACGATAGCCACGGGTTTTGCCAGTGAATTCGGCAATGCAGATTGGGCAATGGCTGCCGGGCTCCTGCATGATCTGGGAAAGTATAATCCACGCTGGCAGGATTATATCCGGAAGAGCAACGGCGATTATCTGGAGGATTCAGATGGGCAGGATTGA
- a CDS encoding helix-turn-helix transcriptional regulator, with amino-acid sequence MRQSRPPLLRMQYIDRELRNTCYPNCSKVACFFEVSSKSIQRDIEYMRDVLNAPIDYDKKKKGYFYKQHWSFLASSFLNREEAAALIATKKVLSQYQGTPYYNEISSALDKVLQYLPTSNSENGIFDIYSFEQPASSQINTKNFAQLEEAIRTSRKVAITYHASSNQAETERTVHPYRLHFDQSTSTWYLIAYCELRQGIRTFAVNRIITLAPDASEFSIPESFSIEHYLEQTFDQCSGVEEHTIVIRFTPYQSQWIKEHRWHPTQQIEEHEDGSVTLNLNVAALDAVKRWVMRYGKEAEVLEPEELRELIRKEVKGMGEMYAMTELINRNKFEGNE; translated from the coding sequence ATGAGACAGTCAAGACCGCCGCTGCTCCGCATGCAGTACATCGACAGGGAACTCCGCAATACATGCTATCCAAATTGCAGCAAGGTTGCCTGCTTTTTTGAAGTGAGCAGCAAAAGCATACAGCGTGACATCGAGTACATGCGCGACGTGCTCAATGCGCCTATTGATTACGACAAGAAGAAAAAAGGCTATTTCTATAAACAGCACTGGTCTTTTCTTGCCTCCTCGTTTCTTAACAGAGAGGAAGCCGCTGCCCTCATAGCTACAAAAAAAGTGCTCTCTCAGTATCAGGGAACACCCTATTACAATGAAATAAGCAGTGCGCTCGACAAGGTTCTGCAGTATTTGCCGACATCAAACTCTGAAAACGGCATCTTTGACATCTATTCGTTTGAACAACCAGCCTCTTCCCAAATCAATACAAAAAATTTTGCACAGCTCGAAGAAGCTATCCGTACCAGCCGGAAAGTCGCCATAACCTATCACGCATCGTCAAATCAGGCAGAAACCGAGCGGACGGTTCACCCTTACCGGTTGCACTTCGATCAATCAACAAGCACCTGGTATCTCATTGCCTACTGCGAACTGCGACAAGGGATAAGAACCTTCGCCGTCAACAGAATCATAACTCTCGCACCCGACGCAAGCGAGTTCTCCATTCCGGAATCCTTTTCTATCGAACACTATCTCGAACAGACCTTCGATCAATGTTCCGGCGTCGAAGAGCATACAATCGTCATACGCTTTACCCCGTACCAGTCGCAGTGGATAAAGGAGCACCGCTGGCATCCGACTCAACAGATCGAGGAACACGAGGATGGTTCCGTTACCCTGAACCTGAACGTCGCCGCACTCGATGCAGTCAAGCGCTGGGTCATGCGTTACGGCAAAGAAGCAGAAGTGCTTGAACCTGAAGAGCTTCGGGAATTGATCAGGAAAGAGGTGAAAGGGATGGGTGAGATGTATGCGATGACGGAATTGATAAATCGTAACAAATTCGAAGGCAATGAATAA
- a CDS encoding type II toxin-antitoxin system HicB family antitoxin produces the protein MNFTIEQEQESDGRWLAEVPELPGVLAYGATSLEAMSRAEVLALRVIAERLEHNESRPFAINISIPVMA, from the coding sequence ATGAATTTCACTATAGAACAGGAACAAGAATCTGATGGGCGTTGGTTAGCGGAGGTTCCCGAGTTACCGGGAGTTCTTGCTTACGGTGCGACATCGCTGGAAGCAATGTCCAGGGCGGAGGTACTCGCCCTTCGCGTTATTGCTGAACGTCTTGAGCATAACGAAAGTCGCCCCTTTGCCATAAACATTTCCATCCCGGTTATGGCATGA